GGTGTAGAACGAGATTTGATTTGGttgtaaaacatttaccacattctgagcAAGGatacggtttctctcctgtgtgtatCCTCAGATGTATAGCAAGATTGGAGTTATTTGTAAAACATTTGTGACATTCAGGGCAGTAATATAAGTTCTCACCTGTGTGGATCCTTTTGTGGATAGTAAGATTTGAATTTGTGGTGAACCGTTTTCCACATTCAGAGCAGGAATATGgcctctctcctgtgtgtgtTCTTTGATGTATAAGAAGGTGTGAGTTCCGGAAAAAAcgttttccacattctgagcagGAATATGGTCTCACACCGGTATGTATCATCtgatgtctatggagctgtgactTGCGTGTAAAGCACTTCCCACACTGAAAGCACATGAATGGTCTAGGTTTTAATGGATATATTTCTCCATTCTGCTCTATATGGTTTACTCCCAAATAAAACGCTGCAAGATTTTCATCATCACATAACATTGGTTCCTCCTTAACATGGTAAGATAAATCTTGCTGAATATGATCTGATGTACATATGTCTGTGTCTTCCTCTTCAAAGGAAATTGCTTCCACCTTAGCATGCGCAGATGGATACTGTTGTCTGTGATTTATGGAGGCATATAAATTAGTGTCTGAGAAATTATCTTCATCACATGAGACTGGCTCCTCCTTAATTTGAATAGATTGATACTGTGGTGTTGAATCTGTTATTGTATAAATGGTGGTATGTTCTGGATTTTCTTCCTCAATTTCCACCTTAATATAGGAAGCTGGATAGTGCTGTTTGTGACCTGTGGGTATATACATCTGGGATTCAATGAGaacatttttctcacaaagttccTCTTCAATATGAGGAATTAAGAAttgttttttattagattttatacATATGTCATTGTCACCAAGATTTACTATTTCACATGAATTGGGTATCTCAGTAACGTCATCCAGAGAGCTGGCCATATCTGAAGTGTAAATATTGAAAACACTGGGACTGTCATTTATACAATCCAGTGAAGAAACAGGGTTATGGGATGCCCGCGATGTCTTTGAAACTTCAATAAGATCTGTGGGAGAGAAATACATTGTGCTTACAAGATGTGAATTCTACAGTGAATAAAGGGGGGGAAAAGTGAGCAGAAAGTCTTTATGGTGGCTTAAAGCGGTGATTCCATAAAAAGTATTGCTCATCTATACACAAGATAGGTGATAAATAACTGATAGCAGGGGTCCGATCACAAACTCGAATACAAAGGAGTTCCTGAATCTCCTCTCTTTATGGAGTGATAGAGCATATGTTGGTGCACCTCTCCATTCGCTGCTATGATTTCACAGCTCTGTTTACATCAGAGCGAATGGTGCAGTTGGCCGGTACCGCTCCATTCAGGGAGGGGACTTAAGGATTCCTTGTTCTTGGCattattgggggaggggggttggaagAGTGGTTAGTTTACCTAAAACTGATATTGAGATAAGCCCTTTAAAACACTTACAAAAAACATCCAATTGAAAGCATACCAAGCAGGCCTTTAAGTTTATAATAAACATGTATAAAGCAGTTTTTACCTTGTTTCTGAGCTGGTATATGATCAAATTAAGTTAACGGGTTTACTTCATGATACAAACCTCCCCCCCTTTAACCCAAGTGTTCAGTGGTTAGCAGGAATTACATTGCAGTTTCTTAAAGACCATATACACCTTTGgggtcaattatttttttttattgcattttactcattttgtacCAAAACTAATttgtttaattggtctttattacaaatattgaaCCATTCTattacaaagggttaacagtttttctagctgtgtgaacaGCACTTTTACTTGcgtcggtcatctaataacccttatcacTAAATTACTAAAAAGGTCctaaacatttatttaagccacatccTTAGGGCTCACGAGCGTATGtagtttgtggtccgcaaaaaacgaacacacaaaaaatatggataccgtccgtgtgcattccgtatttgtggaacggaacagctggcccctaatagaacagtactatccttgtccgtaatgcagacaataatagaacatgtcctattttttggtggcacagacatatggaaactgaatgcacacggagtaactttcgttatttttttttttgcagacccattgaaatgaatagttccgcatatgggccacaaaaaaaaatgattaatcggtaatttgattttacagagtccatgacagcaccaggagagaGGATCCTCTGCCCAGGAAACCCACAGATATTTAAGAAGGAGGGGCCTCTTCATTCCTCAGTGGTCTTCAGAGACGAAGAGAGCATCCCCGATATCCATCCTTCTCATTCATCCGAATCCATTGCATTtaattcaaacttttttttatatgcgCCATAACCAAGACCCATCACCAACCCCAACAACCAAGGGAAGGAAtataagggtgctgtcatggactctgaaaaatcaaattaccggtaagagtaatgaTCATTTTTCCCTTCGTCCCATGACAGCACTAGGAGAGATCTCAGAGATGGAGAGCTAGGGTGGGATAACAGCCTGCAAGACTTTACAACCAAAGGAAAGGTCAGAGACAGAAGAGAGGTCCAGCCTATAGAAGGTTAGAGCAGAAGACCAGGTAGCCGCTTTGCAAATATCGTGGATAGACGATACCGCTCTTGTGGAGTGCGCCATCCAACCCATAGGTACTGGTTTCTGTAAGGAAACATAAGCTAGACAGATAGGCCTTTCCCTTATTAGGACGTGAATACTAAACGAACAGGGCACCTAACTTCCTCCATTCCCTAGTAGCCTCCAGGTAAACTAGAACACATCTCCTGACATCCAAGCAACTAAACTCCAACTCTTTTTGACACTTGGGATTGGTATCAAAGGACGGAAGAACTACTTCCTGAGACCATGGAAGCTAGACACTACTTTGGGATCAAAAGCTGGGTCTGGTCTAAGGACGATTCTATGCTCTTGGATGGAAGTATATGGGGGATTAATGGACAAGGCCTGGATCTCCCCTATCCTTCTAGCTGACACATTTGCTACTAAAAAAGGCACATTTAAGAGTCAACATCCTGATAGAGATCTCAGAAATTGGTTCAAAGGGTCCCTTCATCAAACTCTGCAACACTAGATTTAAGTCCCAGAGAGGAACTTGTAAAATCCTAGTCGGAATGTCTCTTGCAATTGCTTTACAAAATCTCATGATAAGAGGATGAGCAGCTAATCTAACGTCAAACAAAACGCTCAAAGCCGAAATCTGGACCTTTATAGTACTAAGGGAAAGACCCTTCTCTAAACCCTTCTGAAGAAAATGCAAAATTCTGGGAATATAGAGACTACAGTGTAGGACAGGAGCAATTccgaggaaagcaaaaaaaagccACCCAGGTTCTAGCAAAGATCCTGGTGGTCACCGGTTTCCTACTTTTAAGCAAGGCGGAAATAATGGATTCAGACAATCCCTTATGCATTAGCAGTGACCTTTCCTCCCTTTTCTTCTTGAGGACCCTGGATATTAACTGAAGAGGAAGGAATGCATAGAGAAGACCCCGGTCCCACGGCTGTAGAAACGCATCCACCGTCAAAGGAGAGTCTCTTggaaagtggttaaaaaaaaaacgtttccaCTTTCCTGTTGGATCTTGTAGCAAAGAGATCCACCGATGGTTCCCCCAAAGCTGTACTAGCTGGGAGAAAAACCCCTGATTCAGAGACCACTCTCTCTGGTATAGTTTGTGGCGACTCAAAGAAATCTGCCTGTTGGTTGTCCACTCCTCTGATATGAAGGGCCGACAACGACAGGACTCTTCCTTCTAGTAAGGAAAAAATCTGGgtagctatttttttttaactctatggaCCTGGTCCCTCCCTGATGATTCAGAAAAGCTACAACGGAACCATTGTCTGACAAAACTTTTAGATGATGATTCTCGAGCAAGGGCAAGATCTTCTGCAAGGCTAGAATAACCGCCATTAATTATTTTACATTTGAAGAAGCTGCATATATCGATCCGTCCCAAGGGCCCTGCAGAACCCTGCCTTGGCCGTGCGCTCCCCCAGCCAACTGGACTGGCATCTGTAGTCACTGCTATTGGGTCCACAATCCTCCAGGGGACCCCCCAGACAAGATTGTTTGGATCCAACCACCATTTTAGGGAACTGCATGTCTGTttggaaattaaaattttgctgTCCAACTCTTCTCCCTTTCCTGACCAAATCTAGAAAATCTCCTATTGAAGGCTCCTGGAGTGAGAACCACCGGAATACAGGAGGATAGAGTTCCCAGAACTGACATGCCTTTCCAGATGGACAGAGAAGGATTCTGAATAAGCCGATCTACTACTGACTCTCTGGATTTTCACTGGAGGCAGAAGAGATGCAGagtccagtaatatgcccaggaacTGTTGAACCTTCTGAGGAACCATTCTGGATTTCTCCGCATTGATTATCCACCCTAGAGAGTACAGAATGTAGATCACTTGTTCCATCTGGGTGAGACAGGCCCGTTTGGACTGGGCTATGATCAGGAAATTGTTCAGATACGGCTGCCATTTCTGCTACAAGCTTTGTGAAGATCTGCAGCGCCATGGAGATGCCAAAGGGTAGCACTTGGAACTGAAAATGCCTCAGAAATACCTGTATCTTCAGTGCCACTCTTAAGAATTTCTGGGGAGCTGGGTATATTGGGAGATGATAATATGCGTCCCTGATGTCCAGGACTACCATATAACAGTCCTTGTATAGGAGGTCCACTACTGACTTCATTATCTTCATTTTGAAATTTCTGTACACTAAGAACTTGTTTAATCCCTTTGAATTTATGATGGTCGTGACATCTCCATTTGGTTTCTTTACAAGAAAAAGGCTGGAGTAGAACCACATACCGTCTTCTGATGGAGGACAAGAGATAATTGCACCTTTTAAAATTAGCTTCTCTACCTCTCTTTCTAGAGCCCCACTCGGGCCTacttctgtaaaaaaataatattaataatgttTCTGGGGGAAGACACTTGAATTCCAGTTTGAGTCCTTCCTGCAGGGACTGAAGAATCCAAGTACTCTTGGTAATTTTTGACCAGGCTGGGAGAAAGTCCAAAAGTCCTTTAGATTTGGAAGAAGAAAATTTCCACTTGGAATCTCTCTTACTCAGGCTCTTTTCTGTAACTAAGAATCTTCTATTCTGGCTAAAGGAAGGATCTTGCTTACGAAAGGAAGAGGGAAACCCTTTCCTCCTATCTCCTGCTTTCTGAAGAATATCATCTAAGGCAGACCCAAACAAGTATTTTCCTTCACTTGGAATATTACACATTCTATTTTTAGACGCCACGTCCCCTGACCAATTCTTAAGCCAAGGGCTCTACGAGCCAAATTAGCCAGGGAAGATGAACGAGCAGACAGTCTAACTGCATCGGCGGAAGTATCTGCAAGAAAGTCAGCTGCTTTGGCAATAACAGGGATGGCTTCTAATAACTGGTCTCTAGGAGTCTTATCCCTAAATTGGTCTTCTAGCTGTTTAACCCATAAAATAAGGGCCCTAGCATTACAAGTGGCTGCTATGTTAGGTTTAAGAGAAGCCCCTGTTGATTCCAGTGTTTGCCTTAGGAAGCTATCTGCTCTCCTGTCCATGGCGTCTTTAAGCTGCCCTAGATCATCCAAGTGCAAAGATGATCTGCGTGAAACTTTAGCAATTGGCACATCGATTTTCGGTGCGCGGTCCCAGTGTACTAAATCTGCTGCGTCAAAGGGGTATTTGCGTTTAACGGACTACGGAATAAAACTATGTTTGTCCGGATTCTTCCGCTCATTCGTTATCATAGCTGCCACAAATTCCACATTTCTTATGTTTTGTCTTAGCTGACACCTTCCTGGGTTTATCCTAAAAGACAATATGCCATAATAAACCCACATGTCAAGGAAAACAAAAAGCGGGGACAGACCCCCCTGCCGTACATACCCTCCAACCATACCAAAAGGGCAGGTTTAGACGGGTCCTTCTGTGCCTCTCCAGCGTCTTCCATGCTGTCAGAGGTCCACTGTACACCTTGGATCTGGTCTGGTCTTTAAATCCAGCTGGAAATTCAAATCTCTCGCACTCTGGCGCACTAGGAGAAGAAGTATAACGAGAGCTTGCTTCCTGCTCACTGCGGTCTTACGATACTATGGATGGAAGGCTCTTTTCTCCGCAAACACCTGCGCTCCTATCCCCTGCCTGACCGTGCCCACTAATTGCGTTaggcaagaagaaaaaaaaaggagtaaTCCACAGGAGGCTCCAGGTATGCCACCCCTTCCGTAGTCTTCAGGGAGCGCTCCCCAGCCCAGCTGGAGAGTTAACTTGGAGAGAAACTACTCCCCAGCAGACAGGAAATCCTCTCCCAGAAGAGGAAAACCACTGAGGAATGGAGAGACCCCTCCTTCTTAAATATctgtgggtttcctgtcctgggcgaGGATCCTCTCTCCAGGTGCTGTCATAGGACGAAGAGAAAAACTGAACagtcatggaaagaaaatacatttgtgtgcatgagcccttatcagtaagataagcaTAGAGCTTTAATGagcgtttataaggtcagagatcagagataaggagcccgtcagctccgtgcctgacgaagcagagagaaaatacagatcctgctagtagaTACTGTAAACTCAAAGCTGTGAATGGAAAAtgccgaataatttttaataaagaccaatttaaaaaaattattgttagctcaaaatgagtacaatgcaataatggaaaaaaaactgccaccaaaaggtgtacatggcctttaaaggggttctacagtttgttttaactgatgatcaatcctctggatagatcatcagcatctcatCGGCTATTTGataaggcagcggcactccagcagagctgcggccttctcgctgtttaccgcagacccagtgacgtcacgactagtatcacttgaatggagcttagccccgcccaggccagttgatacaagtcgtgacgtcacttgccctgcggtaaacagtgagaagggtgCGGCACTgctgaagcgccgctgccttctcaaacagctgatcagcaggggtcccagggtgaccccgccgatcagatgctgatgatctatccagaggatagatcagttaaaacaaactgtagaacccttACTTGACAGTGCTGGCCGCTTCTAAAACATCCAGAGCACATTACAAAAAGTAGGCCATGTACACACAGTGTAGATATCTCCAGCAGCTGTCCAGAAACCAGGGAAACCAACACACGATCTAGCAAActtcccagcattgctctgcccaCAGGAAAGTCTTGTCACATGTGCATACCGTCATCTCAGGTCCGTTAGCTCATTGGAAATAGCATCTACTGGCTTAAAACCCCTGGAGCTAGGAGACCAGACACTGTTTAACAGCTGCTATGTTCCAGTGTGCACTTATGATGGGCGCACTCTGAACAAATCATTTATCAGGGTTTTCCACTAGTATATCCCATTTTGTATATTGTAGATAGCTGGTCGCTGCCATTTACAGCATTCCCATAAAGAAGTAATGGAGAGGCAGGGCACATGCCCTATCTTCTGCTCCAAAAGATCGGGGGGAACGGGAACACTATTCTTGGTGGGGCAACAAGGAaatattactgtatactgtatgggtgcatcaagGTGACATTATAATGTATAAGAGCAATATAGTTAATATCGTTATGTGGGAATATTTTTTACATTGCCCAACCCTACGCTACACCAGACATTTACAACACAAGGCAGGGTGGGATGAGGTTTAAGGACTACAATAATAGAACAGACCACTCCATATACTGATATCATGGGGCAAATACTGATATAAGGGCACAGAATAGAATTACTTTATGCTATATAAAAGTAGAGATTATCCACAGAGAAGtaaacctatatatatatatatatatcttgattTCAGACTTTTAAGGGAATTAACCATGATGTGTTTTTCATCTACGTACTAAGTTTCCTTGGGCCAACACTGCATCTACCGTTCTTAACGTGGTCAGGATTAATCATGTCCTCAGTGTTAAGAAATTCAGGCACATACCTATTCATCATGCAACTCAGATGTTCTccaaatgtattctgcagcaggacaatgacccccaaaaatACAGCCACTGTCATTAGGAACTATTTTCAGCAAAAAGTAGAACGGAGACTGGAAGTGATGGTGATGGTATGGCCCCcatagagccctgatctcaacttCATCCAGTGTGTCTGGGATGGTGTGCAGCTATAGAACTTttattaacacttttttttttcttttttaagttttCCTTACTTCGCAGTATTTTTCCACATCTGTTTAATTTTAGGCAGGGTGTTTCATTTCGTGAAAACGTGCAGTTATTTATTTCTGAACATGAAAGCGGTATAAAAACTTTTGCAATTAAGCAAAGCCAGGGACACATGGTAAGATTCACAATccagagatttaaaaaaaaaaatttaattatgtGGATCTAGGTGCCCTGTGGTCACATTGGATGACACCagtttggaaaaataaaatagttttcACTTACCCGGCGATTTGAGGGGTAGGCGAGTCTTCATAACCTCCTTGTAGAGGTCCTTGTgctcttctaaatactcccactcctccatggaaaaatggacagtgacatcctgacaccgaACAGAAACCTGACATATAATAATAACAGACTGAAATAATTATTTTTAGCCTGAAATGAGTAGAATGCGATAAAAACATGCCACCCCAAAGGTATCCATAGCTTTAACATTACATTCTAACCTTTCAACATTCCCAGGagcgctcacctctccagtcagcagcaaaatgatcttgttggtgagttctagAATTGTCTTCTCCTGGTTTCTCTTAATGATCTGTGAGTGAGATGGAGGCTCTGTGATGGAGATCTGGCTCTTGTCCCATCCTTTTGATGAACAAGGATGTCTGTTGGCTTTCATTGGGTCACTGGAGTTGCCTACAG
The sequence above is a segment of the Bufo gargarizans isolate SCDJY-AF-19 chromosome 6, ASM1485885v1, whole genome shotgun sequence genome. Coding sequences within it:
- the LOC122941328 gene encoding zinc finger protein 2-like isoform X2 translates to MLGGQVAKATVQCSDYGPVGNSSDPMKANRHPCSSKGWDKSQISITEPPSHSQIIKRNQEKTILELTNKIILLLTGEVSVRCQDVTVHFSMEEWEYLEEHKDLYKEVMKTRLPLKSPDLIEVSKTSRASHNPVSSLDCINDSPSVFNIYTSDMASSLDDVTEIPNSCEIVNLGDNDICIKSNKKQFLIPHIEEELCEKNVLIESQMYIPTGHKQHYPASYIKVEIEEENPEHTTIYTITDSTPQYQSIQIKEEPVSCDEDNFSDTNLYASINHRQQYPSAHAKVEAISFEEEDTDICTSDHIQQDLSYHVKEEPMLCDDENLAAFYLGVNHIEQNGEIYPLKPRPFMCFQCGKCFTRKSQLHRHQMIHTGVRPYSCSECGKRFFRNSHLLIHQRTHTGERPYSCSECGKRFTTNSNLTIHKRIHTGENLYYCPECHKCFTNNSNLAIHLRIHTGEKPYPCSECGKCFTTKSNLVLHQKIHTGARLYHCSECEKSFTTSANLALHQRIHTGEKPYSCLDCGKSFTINSHLVRHQRVHTGEKPFSCMECDKSFISNYELKRHQQTHFEEKAYAETFGDECINDPADPSKDWRVSSTERSYFCSECGKGFATNSNLVQHRRIHRTERPYSCSQCGKSFTCKAYLHRHQKIHTGERPYSCPICRKCFSRNSHLKRHQKCHTRKKAFPCLDCGKYFSSQARLVQHSQIHAAENPQSSAHEDIYII
- the LOC122941328 gene encoding zinc finger protein 2-like isoform X1 encodes the protein MDMGASNVSERVLHLTLEIIYLLTGEDYGPVGNSSDPMKANRHPCSSKGWDKSQISITEPPSHSQIIKRNQEKTILELTNKIILLLTGEVSVRCQDVTVHFSMEEWEYLEEHKDLYKEVMKTRLPLKSPDLIEVSKTSRASHNPVSSLDCINDSPSVFNIYTSDMASSLDDVTEIPNSCEIVNLGDNDICIKSNKKQFLIPHIEEELCEKNVLIESQMYIPTGHKQHYPASYIKVEIEEENPEHTTIYTITDSTPQYQSIQIKEEPVSCDEDNFSDTNLYASINHRQQYPSAHAKVEAISFEEEDTDICTSDHIQQDLSYHVKEEPMLCDDENLAAFYLGVNHIEQNGEIYPLKPRPFMCFQCGKCFTRKSQLHRHQMIHTGVRPYSCSECGKRFFRNSHLLIHQRTHTGERPYSCSECGKRFTTNSNLTIHKRIHTGENLYYCPECHKCFTNNSNLAIHLRIHTGEKPYPCSECGKCFTTKSNLVLHQKIHTGARLYHCSECEKSFTTSANLALHQRIHTGEKPYSCLDCGKSFTINSHLVRHQRVHTGEKPFSCMECDKSFISNYELKRHQQTHFEEKAYAETFGDECINDPADPSKDWRVSSTERSYFCSECGKGFATNSNLVQHRRIHRTERPYSCSQCGKSFTCKAYLHRHQKIHTGERPYSCPICRKCFSRNSHLKRHQKCHTRKKAFPCLDCGKYFSSQARLVQHSQIHAAENPQSSAHEDIYII